The window CCAGCCCGCTGCTGGTCAGCACGGCCGCTCTCGCGTCTGGCCCCTTCCACGATTTGGTCCTGGAAATGATCGCCGCCATAGCCGCCAACTACCCGGTGGACTCCATCTCCATCACCGAACTCTCTTACCGCATTTACGGCTACGGGCCGGATGATCTGGCGCTCTACCGCGCCCATACCGGCCGCGACGATTGGCCGCGCAGCCGAAACGGCGTCATCCTGTTCGAGCATCCTTCGATTGGCGAATGGCGCTCGGCGGCGCTGGCCGGTTTTCTGGCCAAGGCGGCGGCCATTGCCCAGGCCCACGGCAAAGAACTGTTCTTCGACGTTGAAGTGAGTTGGGGCGATCTGGCGAATGAGGGGGGTGAGTACGGCCACGATTATGCCACGCTGCTAACGGCCGTTAACCGCATCATCGTCTGGGGCTACACCGATCTGGCCGGGTATCCGCCCGCATACGCCGGGGAGATTGCCACCTACCTGGCAGAACGTTACCAGCCAGAGCAGATCATCCTATCGGTAGGGTTATGGGGGCCAAATGGCACGGTGATGGCAGCAGAGGAGATGGCAACGGCCGTTGCCGCCATCCAAACCAGCGCCATCCCCCACGTCTGGATCACCCCCACCTCCCTGCTGACCGCTGACCATTGGGAAAAGTTGCTTCCTGCGGCGCACGATTAAGTTTGCACCCTTTTGCCCACTTTCTTGTTACCTATGTAGGAGAACGTTATGCATGACTTAAGCGACGCGGAATTAGTGGAACGCGCCCAATATGGCGACCTGGAGGCCGTTGGTCTGTTGTATGACCGGCATCGCACGCCTATTTTTCGGTATGTGCGCGCCCGCATCTACGACACTCACCTGGCCCAAGACCTGACGGGCGAGGTCTTTTTGCAGATGGTGGCCCACCTGGAAGATTACCAGATAACGGCCGTACCCTTTTCCGCCTGGCTGTACCGCATCGCCCACAACCACATCGTCAACTACATCGGCCGCAAGGAAAACCAATACCAGCACGTATCGTTGTTTGAGGCGGGCAACCTCAATCAAAGAGAGGCAAACCCGGCGCGCCTGGTAGAACGGCAGTTGACCCTGGAAGCGGTGCAGCAGGCGTTGGAGCGCATTGACGAAACACAGCGCGAGATCATCATCTTGCGCTTCTGGCTCGGCTACTCCCTCAAGGAAGTAGCCACCATGCTCGATAAAACGGTAGCGGCCGTGAAATCGCACCAACATCGCGGCTTACTCGCCCTGGAAATGGTAATGAAATGATGAGTGAAAACGGAACAACACACAAAATGGATGCCGAAGAGGTATTACAGCAAAAGTTAACGCAGCTAGAGTTAGGCTACCCGCTGGACGAGACGCTGGCGGATGCGCCGGAGCAAGAAGCGCGGCTGTTGCAGTTGGCAGTGGCGCTGCAAGCGACCCCCTTCCCGGCCGAAGACGAAGCGATGGCCGCGGAGCAGCGCGCCCGGCTGCTGCGGGTAACCAAAGGGTTGGCCCTGAAACCAATACCCGTCGCTGAGCCAACCGCAGCAACTCCGGCGGCCGGCGCGGCCTTTGTCCTCTTGCTGGATCGGCTGCGCGCCGGGATGGACGGGCTGCTCCAGCGGCGCGAATTGGCGGTTGGACTGTCGGCGGCGCTGGTCGTCGTGGTGGCAATCCTGGCTGTGGGCCTGTTCCGCTGGCAAGATAGCCGTCAGGCGGGCATGGCTGCCCAGGATGAGTCGTCGGCGCTGGTAGATGCAGGCCCAGAAAGAGATAGTGCGCCCAGCGTTGGCCCGGAAGCGGGCGAGACAGCCACAGGGGAGGAAACGGCCGCAGCCAACCCCACCGCCGATGAACCCATCGCTGCCCTCCCAGACGCCACCGCCGGGCACAGCATCTTCCTGCCGGTGACGACCAATCCACTGGTGACAAATGCGCAAACGGCCGTTCTGGAAACCATCCACGGCCTCGTCGAGCGGCAAAACGAGGATGGCAGTTGGACGGTCGTGCCGCGCCTCAGTTCGCTGACCGCCGGGCAGCGCATCCGCACCGGCTCACTTTCCCAGGCCAGCCTCACCTTTTACGACGGCAGCCAGGCCACCCTCAGCGCCAACAGCGAGCTGACCATCGA of the Candidatus Leptovillus gracilis genome contains:
- a CDS encoding sigma-70 family RNA polymerase sigma factor, whose amino-acid sequence is MHDLSDAELVERAQYGDLEAVGLLYDRHRTPIFRYVRARIYDTHLAQDLTGEVFLQMVAHLEDYQITAVPFSAWLYRIAHNHIVNYIGRKENQYQHVSLFEAGNLNQREANPARLVERQLTLEAVQQALERIDETQREIIILRFWLGYSLKEVATMLDKTVAAVKSHQHRGLLALEMVMK